One genomic segment of Melospiza melodia melodia isolate bMelMel2 chromosome 22, bMelMel2.pri, whole genome shotgun sequence includes these proteins:
- the SEC16A gene encoding protein transport protein Sec16A isoform X3, with the protein MQQPPQPVPPGAAPPPPAGVARNMYWRNSPLGRRANAAAAPVPPVTDPFAFGRQTPQGSPLDHPPKGSAPAAFPPHGPHSSLPAPVPQAGVGTSSFPSAPVPSPSPGYVINSAAEGHPNADVGLRGTAAPLHYNPGAAVENSFSVHPGVASAAGKPGARQDVGRDANDAASAPTTAALFPPPPLQPGPQWRPVPGNLQSPVRNFVPYPEPSPHTDVHNISQPSVSASHPPPHTNVPQGPGHQGVPQNIVQAPLPAGCERNGKNGPANSSHHMNSIQPGNVFRQNTDMTNPWSNQPYQEQFYPQPPLQDSGFVLPTAQENNPKNQSPAMSETSNRSLPTDRDPGTLSMFFKGDEAENEEILSSEKKYVMEKTEFDACQQNSASLYHQSVHPQQVATNILSQAQLGSAGDMVQKGMDAQYFPKLVSHQEAQAAKHSLFAGDDKAQIGDPAAGSQYENVENLECIQNQEVLPSEPQNINASSPAAGPDPYRYGSFPGQVLPKNAVSHAEGGPNLEAPDSLPHPGRPDSVSSNYSSISHRSSSSSARPPEHGGTFIQQEIGKPDEESSASFFKQIDSSPLGGDSGELNLSKNYHGNLSQPPTPSPPKPTGVFQTSANSSFEPVRSHGVGIKPAEIDQAKMVVELRENHSNQKNIKKNTAVPAASPGNLEQPPDNLETIYMPQVHPGTGEAGNTLHSGPVVENIQSVSERRSSTRAQGAVKKCDSPATTLWAHNELPNFGGNVLLAPAAPAVYVPAKQTVEVIQPPEEGLSNQQPCKPGTIAVQHSQDGNIAFENLENPPKMGEEEALQSQASSGYASLLSSPPTESLQNQPILIAQPNQSYNLAQPINFSISLSNQLSSNENNQPMKDSGAGDKPAMGPQSSHAGGENMPLPVMQVGSLLVNALPNANLLKHNLLQSPVNSSDAAPNQPANLLMKTPLNLSPEGQKNVNVEGLVPEFASKPGSNSSVSPGTNLPSGSASGLVPPVNSIAQANNSANQSSSKEAAGVLDFTVPRTLEKSSTSNSVQVHNQSPSGAPAQQAAGAAQVCPEVPDKQHFYQQVTKDVQHQAAADRAAQPQMQAAQMQPPTSGQSSVAADSQISTGAKAMQQGDSQVLGNRPQPGGPQEGGSAQPRYDQTSPGKQPVSEQPPGAPAATAPPASTAQAVPPNGQQDLQRPPPPQTPQEAFGPPQNPYYYYRHPYDAYQAPYPPPYPPADPRTAAHLYYMEDSYGQYDPRYRHYEGSAAYMEPGSYRYPEPERPSSRASHCSDRPASRQGYTEDYYGKGGWSDYYSGYYPNSYDYGDPSRWERYPYDPRYRDPRSYDQRYWYDAEHNPYQKREAYPYGSRNERYEDNWRYDPRFTGSFDDEAEPARDPYGDEFERRSVHSEHSGHSLRSSRSVHSHHSSFSSRSQQSQLYRSNHDLTAYDPPAQAVHADYPYGGYEPSFDGQQPFPDYGYPAETAWSAVEQAPLRPSTPEKFSVPHICARFGPGGFLIKALPNLPSEGQPALVEIHSMETMLQHSPEQEEMRAFPGPLAKDETHKVDVINFAQSKAAQCFKNENLIDKESASLLWDFIVLLCRQNGTVVGTDLAELLLRDHKTVWLPGKSPNEANLIDFNNEALEQVEEESGEAQLSFLTDNLVTMVDSFEKETERFRELLLYGRKKDALESAMKHGLWGHALLLASKMDSRTHARVMTRFANSLPINDPLQTVYQLMSGRMPAASTCCGDEKWGDWRPHLAMVLSNLTNNVDLESRTIATMGDTLASKGLLDAAHFCYLMAQVGFGVYTRKTTKLVLIGSNHSLPFLKFATNEAIQRTEAYEYAQSLGSQPGCLPNFQVFKFIYACRLAEMGLAAQAFHYCEVISRTVLKDPHYYSPVLIGQLIQMSSQLRLFDPQIKEKPEQESFIEPPWLVTLRHVDGQIKEGAIAYNTDRSTPPPYECSTPSSELDRASQCEGGGGRDVGPGAENPLLASLLPNMAQQMQSVQLMPSVPQAVLDGSAAMIPPGDQGSVPFYPVAPQPLGPGPGFAPQGFSNSYGTEPSPLYLGTALPPGGPPQEIEPQPEEQTNLETGMQRIAPESPSQNSFPEQREDDFYGRMANMGYGRRSRTTSESSAHSVGRERSSSAAKQPSPPPSAPAGKDTKKETKKEAAPRKTGGTWFRWLMGKGKNEAHLPDDKNKSIVWDEQKQRWVNLDEPEEESKPPPPPPTGFPKAAQAAPPGPGGPPGASVNVFSRRAAGSRARYVDVLNPGGTKASGAVPAPSDLFAPLAPMPIPANVFVPNSVPGESQPMEGSGAAEHTAAANQTNTDPAAAVEPEYLNPAALPPGSGLPVPNPDGSQSGEPAAVPPSGAPSAGAVPFYNPSQFAQSPAATGSSRLGRIGQRKYPTLK; encoded by the exons ATGCAGCAGCCACCGCAGCCTGTGCCCCCGGGGGCGGCTCCTCCTCCTCCGGCCGGCGTGGCTCGCAACATGTACTGGAGGAACAGCCCCCTGGGCAGGCGGGCCAACGCCGCGGCCGCGCCGGTGCCGCCCGTGACAGACCCGTTCGCCTTCGGCCGGCAAACGCCGCAGGGCTCCCCCCTGGATCACCCGCCCAAGGGCAGCGCTCCGGCCGCGTTCCCACCGCATGGaccgcacagctccctgccggCTCCTGTGCCTCAGGCAGGGGTAGGCACCAGTAGCTTTCCCAGTGCTCCAGTTCCCTCTCCGTCCCCGGGGTATGTTATAAATAGCGCTGCAGAAGGGCATCCCAACGCTGATGTTGGACTCCGTGGGACTGCGGCGCCCTTGCATTATAACCCAggagcagcagtagaaaattctttcagtgtGCATCCTGGGGTGGCGTCTGCAGCGGGCAAGCCTGGGGCTAGGCAGGATGTTGGCAGAGATGCAAATGATGCAGCTTCAGCACCCACCACGGCAGCGCTCTTCCCACCACCTCCCCTGCAGCCTGGGCCCCAGTGGAGGCCTGTCCCAGGGAATCTGCAGTCTCCAGTTCGCAATTTTGTGCCCTATCCTGAGCCGTCTCCTCACACTGACGTTCACAACATTTCTCAGCCTTCCGTCAGCGCTTCTCACCCTCCTCCACACACAAACGTCCCACAGGGCCCCGGGCACCAAGGAGTTCCACAAAACATCGTGCAAGCGCCTTTACCCGCTGGCTGTGAGAGGAATGGCAAAAAtggccctgcaaacagcagccATCACATGAACAGCATCCAGCCTGGAAATGTGTTTAGGCAGAACACAGACATGACTAACCCTTGGTCAAACCAACCTTACCAGGAACAGTTTTACCCACAGCCACCTTTGCAAGACTCGGGTTTTGTCCTTCCCACAGCTCaggaaaacaaccccaaaaaccagTCTCCAGCTATGTCAGAAACGTCAAATAGATCTCTTCCCACAGATAGAGATCCAGGAACTCTCTCCATGTTCTTCAAAGGGGATGAGGCAGaaaatgaagaaatactttcatcTGAGAAAAAATACGTAATGGAGAAAACAGAGTTTGATGCCTGTCAGCAAAATTCAGCCTCCCTGTATCACCAGTCTGTGCATCCTCAGCAGGTGGCAACCAATATTCTCTCTCAGGCTCAGCTGGGTTCAGCTGGTGACATGGTACAGAAAGGAATGGATGCCCAGTACTTCCCTAAACTTGTCAGCCATCAGGAGGCACAGGCTGCTAAGCACTCTCTGTTTGCTGGTGATGACAAGGCACAGATAGGTGACCCAGCTGCTGGGTCCCAGTACGAGAATGTGGAGAACCTGGAGTGCATTCAGAATCAGGAGGTGCTGCCAAGTGAACCCCAGAACATCAACGCTTCCTCCCCTGCTGCTGGTCCCGATCCGTACAGGTACGGATCCTTCCCGGGTCAGGTGCTTCCCAAGAATGCTGTGAGCCATGCTGAAGGAGGACCAAACCTGGAGGCTCCTGACTCCTTACCTCACCCTGGCCGGCCAGACAGCGTCTCTTCCAACTACAGCAGCAtcagccacaggagcagctccagctctgcacgGCCCCCGGAGCACGGCGGTACATTTATCCAGCAGGAAATCGGGAAGCCTGATGAGGAATCCTCTGCCAGCTTCTTCAAACAGATTGACTCCTCTCCTCTGGGAGGAGATTCAGGTGAGCTAAACCTCAGCAAGAACTACCACGGCAATCTATCCCAGCCTCCCACTCCAAGTCCTCCTAAGCCTACAGGAGTGTTTCAGACAAGTGCAAATAGTTCTTTTGAACCTGTGAGGTCCCATGGAGTTGGTATAAAACCTGCAGAGATTGACCAAGCAAAGATGGTGGTTGAACTAAGAGAGAACCACTCAAACCAAAAGAATATCAAGAAGAACACAGCAGTGCCTGCTGCATCTCCTGGCAATCTTGAACAGCCACCAGATAATCTGGAAACAATTTACATGCCTCAGGTACACCCAGGCACTGGGGAGGCTGGAAACACGCTGCACTCTGGACCTGTTGTGGAAAATATACAATCAGTATCTGAGAGACGCTCCTCCACCAGAGCTCAGGGAGCAGTTAAGAAGTGTGATAGCCCAGCAACAACTTTATGGGCTCACAACGAGTTaccaaattttgggggaaatgttCTCctagctcctgctgctcctgcagtgtATGTACCTGCCAAACAGACTGTGGAAGTCATTCAGCCACCAGAAGAAGGCCTGTCTAATCAGCAGCCATGTAAACCAGGGACTATTGCTGTGCAGCACTCCCAGGATGGAAATATAGCTTTTGAAAATCTTGAGAATCCTCCCAAAATGGGAGAGGAGGAAGCACTTCAGTCTCAGGCAAGTTCTGGTTATGCAAGTTTATTGTCTTCTCCACCTACAGAGTCTTTGCAAAATCAGCCTATCCTGATTGCTCAGCCTAATCAAAGCTATAACTTGGCTCAGCCAATTAATTTTTCTATTTCTCTATCTAATCAGCTAAGCAGCAATGAAAACAATCAGCCAATGAAGGACTCTGGAGCTGGGGACAAGCCTGCCATGGGTCCCCAAAGTTCACATGCTGGTGGGGAAAACATGCCACTACCTGTGATGCAAGTTGGATCTCTCCTAGTTAATGCACTTCCAAATGCTAATCTGTTAAAACATAATTTATTGCAAAGTCCTGTTAATTCCTCTGATGCTGCTCCTAATCAGCCTGCAAACTTGCTTATGAAAACTCCTCTTAATTTGAGTCCAGAAGGGCAAAAGAATGTTAATGTGGAAGGCCTTGTTCCTGAATTTGCTAGCAAGCCAGGGTCTAACTCATCTGTTTCTCCTGGGACAAATCTTCCCAGTGGAAGTGCAAGTGGCCTGGTCCCCCCTGTTAATTCCATAGCCCAGGCTAATAATTCTGCAAATCAATCAAGTAGCAAAGAAGCTGCTGGAGTGCTGGACTTCACAGTGCCACGGACGTTGGAGAAAAGCAGCACAAGTAATTCTGTCCAGGTGCACAATCAGTCACCCTCTGGTGCTCCAGCCCAACAggcagctggtgctgctcaggTGTGTCCCGAGGTGCCTGACAAACAACATTTCTACCAACAGGTGACAAAAGATGTGCAGCACCAGGCTGCAGCAGACCGAGCTGCACAGCCACAGATGCAGGCAGCTCAAATGCAGCCACCAACATCTGGGCAGTCCTCAGTTGCTGCAGACTCCCAGATCTCCACAGGGGCCAAGGCCATGCAGCAGGGGGACAGCCAGGTGCTGGGTAACCGTCCCCAGCCTGGGGGACCCCAAGAGGGAGGTTCAGCCCAGCCAAGGTACGACCAGACGAGTCCTGGGAAGCAGCCGGTGTCAGAACAGCCTCCAGGTGCTCCAGCTGCCACTGCCCctcctgccagcactgctcaggcAGTGCCACCCAACGGGCAGCAAGACCTGCAGCGTCCACCCCCTCCTCAGACCCCTCAGGAGGCTTTTGGTCCACCCCAGAACCCTTACTACTACTACAGACATCCTTACGATGCTTACCAGGCTCCATATCCACCACCTTACCCTCCTGCAGACCCCAGGACAGCAGCTCACCTTTATTACATG GAGGACAGCTATGGGCAGTACGACCCCCGGTACCGGCACTACGAGGGCAGCGCTGCCTACATGGAGCCCGGCAGTTACCGCTACCCCGAGCCCGAGCGGCCCAGCTCCAGGGCCAGCCACTGCTCTGACAGACCTGCCTCCAG GCAAGGGTATACAGAAGATTATTATGGAAAAGGTGGATGGAGTGATTATTATTCAGGCTATTACCCAAACTCCTATGATTATGGAG aTCCAAGTCGCTGGGAGCGATACCCATACGACCCCAGGTACAGAGACCCGAGGAGTTATGACCAGAGGTACTGGTATGATGCTGAGCACAACCCTTACCAGAAGAGAGAAGCATATCCTTATGGCAGCAG GAACGAGCGATACGAGGATAACTGGCGGTACGACCCCCGTTTCACCGGGAGCTTTGACGACGAGGCGGAGCCGGCGCGGGATCCCTACGGGGACGAGTTTGAGCGGCGCAGCGTGCACAGCGAGCACTCGGGCCACAGCCTGCGCAGCTCCCGCAGCGTGCACAGCCACCACAGCAGCTTCAGCTCCCGCTCCCAGCAG AGCCAGCTGTACAGGAGCAATCACGATCTCACTGCCTACGACCCCCCTGCGCAGGCGGTGCACGCAGATTATCCCTACGGAGGCTACGAGCCCAGCTTTGATGGACAGCAGCCCTTCCCAGACTATGGCTACCCTGCTGAAACTGCCTGGTCAGCTGTGGAACAAG CACCTTTAAGGCCCTCAACACCTGAGAAATTTTCAGTGCCTCATATCTGTGCCAGGTTTGGGCCTGGGGGCTTCCTCATAAAAGCACTGCCAAACCTGCCTTCTGAGGGTCAGCCAGCTCTGGTTGAAATCCACAGCATGGAG ACAATGTTACAACATTCTCCAGAGCAAGAAGAGATGAGAGCCTTTCCTGGTCCTCTTGCTAA ggaTGAGACCCATAAAGTGGATGTTATTAATTTTGCACAAAGTAAAGCTGCACAGTGCTTTAAGAATGAAAATTTAATTGACAAAGAATCTGCAAGTCTTCTTTGGGACTTCATTGTACTGTTGTGCAGGCAGAATGGG ACTGTTGTGGGAACAGACCTGGCTGAACTTCTGCTCCGAGATCACAAAACAGTGTGGCTTCCTGGGAAGTCCCCTAATGAGGCAAATTTGATTGATTTCAATAATGAGGCTTTGGAACAAGTGGAAGAGGAATCTGGTGAAGCCCAGCTCTCATTTCTCACTGATAATCTTGTAACCATGGTTGACAGTTTTGAGAAGGAGACTGAGAGAttcagggagctgctgctttaTGGACGTAAGAAA GATGCTTTGGAGTCTGCCATGAAGCATGGCTTGTGGGGTCATGCTTTGCTCCTTGCCAGCAAAATGGACAGCAGGACACATGCAAGAGTGATGACCAG GTTTGCCAACAGTCTCCCAATTAATGACCCTCTGCAGACTGTTTACCAGCTCATGTCAGGGAGGATGCCAGCTGCATCCACG TGCTGTGGAGATGAGAAATGGGGAGACTGGAGGCCTCATCTAGCAATGGTGTTATCCAACTTGACCAATAACGTGGACTTGGAATCCAGGACCATTGCAACCATGGGAGACACTCTTG CTTCTAAAGGCCTGCTGGATGCTGCTCATTTTTGTTACCTTATGGCCCAAGTTGGGTTTGGAGTTTACACAAGGAAGACAACAAAGCTTGTCCTAATTGGATCAAATCACAG TTTGCCATTTTTGAAGTTTGCCACCAATGAAGCCATTCAAAGAACAGAAGCCTATGAGTATGCACAGTCACTGGGAAGTCAGCCTGGCTGCTTGCCCAATTTCCAG GTTTTCAAGTTCATCTATGCCTGTCGGCTGGCTGAGATGGGCCTTGCTGCCCAGGCTTTCCACTACTGTGAAGTCATTTCCAGAACTGTCCTCAAAGATCCACATTACTATTCCCCTGTGCTGATTGGCCAGCTAATCCAG ATGTCCTCCCAGCTGCGCCTGTTTGACCCTCAGATCAAAGAAAAACCAGAACAGGAATCTTTTATTGAACCCCCCTGGTTAGTGACACTTCGACATGTGGATGGACAGATCAAG GAGGGTGCAATAGCCTATAACACAGACAGATCCACCCCCCCTCCCTATGAGTGCAGCactcccagctctgagctggacCGTGCCAGTCAGTGTGAGGGGGGAGGAGGCCGTGACGTGGGGCCAGGTGCTGAAAATCCCTTGCTGGCATCCTTGTTACCCAATATGGCTCAACAGATGCAGAGCGTGCAGCTGATGCCTTCAG TACCTCAGGCTGTCCTTGATGGCTCAGCTGCCATGATTCCTCCTGGTGACCAGGGAAGTGTCCCCTTCTACCCAGTGGCTCCTCAGCCTCTTGGCCCAGGACCTGGCTTTGCACCTCAAGGATTTTCAAATTCATATGGAACTGAACCATCCCCACTATATTTAGGGACAGCACTACCCCCAGGAGGGCCACCACAAGAAATAGAACCACAGCCAGAAGAGCAGACAAACTTGGAAACAG ggatgCAGAGAATTGCCCCAGAATCTCCTTCACAAAACTCCTTCCCTGAGCAGAGAGAGGATGATTTCTATGGCAGGATGGCCAACATG GGCTATGGGAGAAGGTCCCGCACAACCTCAGAGTCCTCTGCTCATTCTGTGGGACGAGAGAGATCCAGCTCTGCAGCCAAGCaaccctctcctcctccctctgctcctgcagggaaagacactaaaaaagaaacaaaaaaggaggCAGCACCCAGAAAG ACTGGTGGAACCTGGTTTCGCTGGCTGatgggaaaaggaaagaatgaggCTCACCTGCCAGATGACAAGAATAAATCA ATTGTTTGGGATGAGCAGAAACAACGTTGGGTTAATCTGGATGAACCAGAAGAGGAG AGTAAACCTCCTCCACCCCCTCCAACAGGATTTCCTAAAGCTGCTCAGGCTGCTCCCCCTGGGCCTGGAGGCCCACCTGGAGCCTCTGTCAACGtgttctccaggagagcag cTGGAAGCAGAGCCCGTTATGTGGATGTCCTGAATCCAGGAGGAACCAAGGCAAGTGGGGCTGTTCCTGCACCATCAGACCTGTTTGCCCCCCTGGCACCCATGCCCATTCCTGCCAACGTGTTTGTTCCAAACTCAG TTCCAGGGGAATCCCAGCCCATggaggggagtggagcagcagagcacacagcagctgcaaaccaAACCAACACAGACCCTGCTGCAGCTGTGGAACCAGAG tACTTAAACCCTGCAGCCCTTCCTCCTGGATCGGGACTTCCTGTTCCTAACCCTGATGGCTCCCAGTCAGGCGAG cctgctgctgtTCCACCCTCGGGGGCACCTTCAGCAGGGGCGGTACCGTTCTACAACCCCTCTCAATTTGCACAA TCTCCTGCAGCCACTGGAAGTTCAAGACTGGGAAGAATTGGACAGAGGAAGTATCCAACATTGAAGTAG